The genomic segment ACATTCTAGTGGGTACTGCAAATTTacagtattaaataatttaaagcaCACATCGACAGCTTTTAGCAGTTGGTCTACCTTGTAGAGAACTGATTCAACTGCTACGTAGAAATGTTGCAAGTCCCTGCTCGTTGGTCCGACAACAATCACCAGCGGTTGGAAAGTGGTTCCTCTGGCTAGATGCATTTTCTGGTATTGCTCCAGTTTGGTTTTAATTTCACTCTGGTTCTGCAACAAAAACATTATACTGTGGGCGATTCTTAGAGATGACGTTCGGTGCTGATGTTTTTTACTactttaaagctcggccacactagcgcgttttgagagcgaaGCGTTAGCGGAGCACAATGGTGGCGGCAGGGCTCagataccggttaaattttcaaaccgttttTAAGGGAgcgctttcataaaggtttcgttcgattaatcGGTTTAGAAcagaataaaccggtttattccatAGCATGATAGGTAATTACAGTTCTAACCAGAGAGAAGATCGCGAGCGTTTTCAAAGCGGATCGGTGGCGCATGCGCCGTTCTGTACATGGTAACTTGTAAGCCTATATTTTGCAAATGTAAACTTCTAATAAGTTTTGAATGACACATAAGAAATCAAAACAaatttttggaataaaacgtagaagatatatatattataacaaTAAATTATATGCGACCCGATCTGAACCCATCCCGGATAACTTATTTACTCTTAATACAGTACTCACCGTAAcgtgtaaaataaatgaattctgCGACTCCACAATGCTGGGTTtgtaaaatcgtttttttccattttctTTTATTGGCACTTTAACCGTAGGCGGCATCTTGTACGACATTAATTTGAAGAAAATGTAGTCTCTGGCATCTAAATGAAACAaagaataattataaattacttatgaagattataagtacttatatacatatggGCAAAGACAAGCAGTTGTGAGATATACACGTATGTGTCTATAAAAAAAAGTAGGCATCTATAAACACCCAAGTACAGACGTacaacatacttaaatacacaTGTACGTACAGTccgctgcagagaaaagtagacccccttgcatacaaatttgtatgtttTATCAGCCATACCCTCTGCAATGAAGCCCAAAATAAagttacaaatttgtatgcaagggtgtctacttttctctgcagctgactgtacataatgAAAcgtaaactaaactattttgggGCTTTGTTGCAGAGGGTATATAGCTGATAAAACGCTATAgctgataataaatatgctaGAAATCGTTATACATAAAACTATTATtacttaaggcactggtcccaccgcgagctagtaaactatgagctgtcggctataaaaacgaacaaaagataatcactcccacATAAATAACTTACCTTCTTCAAGTTCTTCATCCAGTAAATTGACATCAGGTGATTTAAGATTTTTCAATATGGGTCTTGCTTTTGCCATAAATAATGgccattttttaaacaaattaagtTCGCAATGTGGATGCATAGCGTCAAAATCTGCTTCAACCTGAAAGCCATATGACGCATGTGAATCCAAATACATATCGATGacgtataggctacttgacccttttttattttaaagtctgtcttatacatatgattaagtactgtccaattaaccgaaataaaatattactaccatattttattataaattaatgacttaaaaacagcaacaaatatttttaaagtttacttttacgtaatcgtAATAAGTACTGAAATGGTTAATTTGAATACCGCTGAATCCagtataatacaaaaaaaaacataccaaTTTATATCCTAGGCTCATTTTAAGGCTAGGCCATTCTGTAAGGATATCGAGGATTGTATATCTTTCTTCAGCAATATATGCCAGTCTGTATTTTCTCGTCTGGTTCCACTTATCCAAAATGTCTGTCCATGGTTCTTTGTTAAATTTCAACCACAACTTGTATTCCTCGGCCACTTCTGGTGAAATACCAGCAGCACTGGAACCTGGTTATGAAAAATTACCCAcatgaacaataaataataaaagctctggtagcctagtggtaagagcatgcgactttcaatccggaggtcgcgggttcgatccccgtCTTCTACTAATGagattttcggaacttatgtgcgaaatgtcatttgatgtttgccagtcgcttttcggtgaagaaaaacatcgtgaggataAACGGGACTAATCCCAATGAAGTCTAGTTAcccatcgggttggaaggtcaaatggcagtcgctttcgtaaaactcgtgtctacgccaaatattgggattagttgtcaaagcggaccccaggctcccatgatcaataaataataatagtatacaataaataaaagaacCATGACATAAAACCTCTATGAATACACACATCAAATGTCATCAGTATGCCTACCTGGAATGTTATCATCGTTGGTATCGGAACTGTTGTCACTGCTGGTGGGTAGTGGTTTTACTCCAGCTTTCCTTAGTACTCTTATCTGATTACGGTAGCGAGTAGGTAGTTTCGCTTGTGCAGGAATATATGTTTTTTCTCCTACTCTCCGACTGGGGATGTAATATGTCTCCTGTAATTTGTCTGTTTCATTAGATTGTTTATTAAGGGCGAAAAGGAAAGGACGACTGCTAAAGCGAGCCTATATGCTTTAATGGCTCAAGTTTGCAATCCTTTTACCGCCCGGGATTTACACAAAGTTTTTAACACTCTTGCAaagtaaatacttaaatttaaGCAAAATAATTCTTAAATACGGTGACATTTTAAACATTCTTCCgctatattgtaattttttgacAGATTAGGCATCAAAGGTACAGATCCATCGGCATTCAGCCACGACggaaaaaagtgtaaaattatttcaaatggCTATAAAATTTATCAAATTAACTACATATTTGAAACATAAACAAATCATCTAATATATTAACAtccctatatatattataaagtaaaaactcatttatttgtgtaattatttttaatgggGACTTAATAGCGTATAactgactacatattaaactgacctccaacgtttcagggacggcgttgtccccgtgctCTCGGAGAACTACTACTCACTTTTTAGAGAAaaaaccgcctgttgttactactactacaactACCACTAATATAACTACATACTAATACGACCAGGGTTCGAAAAtacgctacaatttaacccatatcccacagtcgatttctaagacacccacgggaagaaaaggggtgttgaaaattcttaacccgttaccaCACGGGCAATCTTCTTCTATTAACAGGCAAAATCAACAAAAACACAAAATCTTTGATATATCGTCGAACCCAGCTTGATGTATATCTATTGATATACAGAGTGTTTTTTTGTAACGTGGAACAGTATGGGGAAATCGGAAACTATAGAAGATACAGGGAAACTGTCTAAGGAaacattaggtatttttttGTGAAAACAATTTTGGAGTAGGTATAGTCAAAGTTTTGGTCAACTAAACAACGCGGTGGTAACATGGAGGTCCTTAATTCTTAAATTAAATCCttttgatattaaataaaacgttccaaattcaaatgtCATGTtctaataatactttttttttttttaatctttattgttacaAAAGGAAGGGGTTTTGTCACTAAGTGTTTCCTTAATAGACAGTTTCTCTGTAAGTGTATCTTCTATGGTTTCCGATTTCCCCATACTgtcctacttaaaaaaaaaacactgtgtagtgtatatcctcgaaccctgaaTACGACGCGACTTCTACCTACTATgtcactactactactactttgcGAAAATTAATACTTATTTGAACCTTGTATTCCGAAGGAAACAGCTTTACTATTTGATTGGACAATGTGTCAAAATCTTGACTGGTCATTCTTTTGTAGCGTTTGATGTGATATTCTACAATGATTCGAACTATTTGGTTCCTTGCTGCATTATTGAGGGGCTTGTCTGGAGATGCAAGACACAGTTCGCCAAAACTTGTAGTTTTCAGAATATCTTTCAAATCAATTTGTTCCTAAtagagaaataaaataaaataattagatGCAGGAATAAAACTATTCTCGACGTAATTAAAATGCATAAAAACTTACATGAGATTTCTCTGTGCCCCATTCACTTATTCCGGAGCTAATGGTGCTTGACGGCGAGCTCGGTGAAACCAACTCATCGCTTATTGAAGCTGTATCTTCAGACGCAGTTTCCTGGAAAacaaatggtaatttttttacaagatAATACAAAACAAAGTGCCTGAATCCCATTATGGTAGgcagaaataataaataataaatattatggagacactttacacagatcaatgcagccccaaactaagcgtgCCAGGAGTATGCCAGGCGACGACAaacatacttataattataggtagaaatacatacataattgaatgatgaattatgaatatgtacataaataacatccatgacaggaacaaatatccgtgttcatcacacatgtaaataaatgcccttatcgggattggAAACCAGGACCATCAGTTTAGACCACTAGCAACtacaccagaccggtcgtctctaCA from the Leguminivora glycinivorella isolate SPB_JAAS2020 chromosome 8, LegGlyc_1.1, whole genome shotgun sequence genome contains:
- the LOC125229157 gene encoding uncharacterized protein LOC125229157 isoform X1 translates to MAEAAEVCSEEEDNRIIGLNYLNEWGLSPTTIQRFADNDIGFTLMEEIQDAELKELVPNLKERILFKKGLQKIRGIIHETASEDTASISDELVSPSSPSSTISSGISEWGTEKSHEQIDLKDILKTTSFGELCLASPDKPLNNAARNQIVRIIVEYHIKRYKRMTSQDFDTLSNQIVKLFPSEYKETYYIPSRRVGEKTYIPAQAKLPTRYRNQIRVLRKAGVKPLPTSSDNSSDTNDDNIPGSSAAGISPEVAEEYKLWLKFNKEPWTDILDKWNQTRKYRLAYIAEERYTILDILTEWPSLKMSLGYKLVEADFDAMHPHCELNLFKKWPLFMAKARPILKNLKSPDVNLLDEELEEDARDYIFFKLMSYKMPPTVKVPIKENGKKRFYKPSIVESQNSFILHVTNQSEIKTKLEQYQKMHLARGTTFQPLVIVVGPTSRDLQHFYVAVESVLYKVDQLLKAVDVCFKLFNTVNLQYPLECLSVWQFIQRFFYDFQNKNDKKISCVYCFISDLM
- the LOC125229157 gene encoding uncharacterized protein LOC125229157 isoform X2 — encoded protein: MAEAAEVCSEEEDNRIIGLNYLNEWGLSPTTIQRFADNDIGFTLMEEIQDAELKELVPNLKERILFKKGLQKIRGIIHETASEDTASISDELVSPSSPSSTISSGISEWGTEKSHETYYIPSRRVGEKTYIPAQAKLPTRYRNQIRVLRKAGVKPLPTSSDNSSDTNDDNIPGSSAAGISPEVAEEYKLWLKFNKEPWTDILDKWNQTRKYRLAYIAEERYTILDILTEWPSLKMSLGYKLVEADFDAMHPHCELNLFKKWPLFMAKARPILKNLKSPDVNLLDEELEEDARDYIFFKLMSYKMPPTVKVPIKENGKKRFYKPSIVESQNSFILHVTNQSEIKTKLEQYQKMHLARGTTFQPLVIVVGPTSRDLQHFYVAVESVLYKVDQLLKAVDVCFKLFNTVNLQYPLECLSVWQFIQRFFYDFQNKNDKKISCVYCFISDLM